The Glycine soja cultivar W05 chromosome 9, ASM419377v2, whole genome shotgun sequence sequence taatttataaataaaaaacatgtacataaaaaagaatggaatttattaatagttataaataatataaatcatttgttttaattttgtgttaACTTGTTTCTTGACCATATTTACTTTTAGCTTAATAGTTGTATATTTGAGTGAGAGgagtttattttgataatatacatgaattcaaatattttattgtaataatatgatcaaaattaattccCGTGAATGGAAATacatgatttattaattttacataatatcaaaataaatttagtcCTAAACCTAATATAtagattaaattcaaaattcagctttttttttttttttgtcaaaactagCTTCAAACttgcttataaataaaaattatttttaaatatccaATTTTGAAACtgtttgtaaaattaaattttgtcaaagataaattgaattttaaaccGATTTTCAatcaaaactattttaaaaatcaattattcgAACTATTTGTTAtgttagatttaatttttttggattttttttaaaaaaaattaacttacgttattagaaattttcaaattttatttaggtTTGTTTAAATAAGCTTTCCCACAAAtattatagtaaaataaaataaaaaaatatgaaataagttTTTCCTTGTAGAAATTTTCTCATATATCACACACACACGCTCAAGAGGATTGTCTATAATGAATTACATAATTACTTAATAAATCATACATGACTCtttgaatgaaattaaattataagaattgaaatattaaaatatttttttattttatttttgggtgGATTTTGGTGAGTAAACCCACCATGGTAGTTCAATAATCCACAATTTTTATGATCCATCAAtccatcattttattttttggtagaCTAACATGCCAACACACATCTAAACAAAATGAGTTATGTTTTCTAACTTGTTTTTCTTAAATGGTCAACCCGTCGGACCCTGCTTAAGGCCAGGTTGATTGTAGGGCGAGGCAAGTAGACCCACTTTAATTGTCACCCTTAtgtatagattattttttttctatctctaaTTTTAAGTGACAATTGATTTGGCTTCTCCTAGCTAGCTGATTCGTTATTCATTTGTGTGTGTATgtacaatttatatatgatgGTTTCAGGTGACCAAACCAGTTTCGTGCTGCAAAAAGTGGATGCAATTGACGAGGCTAACTTGGTATACGACTACAGCATAGTGGGAGGGACGGGGTTGCATGAAAGTTTGGAGAAGGTTACATTCCAAACAAAGGTGGTTCCTGGCACTGATGGTAATGGCTCTATCGCCAAGGCCACTCTCACATTCCACACCAAAGACGATGCACCACTCTCAGATGCAGTGCGTGATGAAACAAAGGCCAGGGGTGCTGGAATTTTCAAGGCCATTGAGGGCTACGTTTTGGCAAATCCTGCTCAATGATTATCCTTCAAACCACTTGCATGCAtgcaaataataattatataagctTATGATCTGGTTGTTGGAGTTAATTTGTATCATGTGGCTTTGTTTGGTTTAATTAATTTCCTTTGTGAGCAAGTGTCGGTTTTATTTATGTAACATTTTTAAAGTGTTACTATTATAATTCGGTGAATTTGGTTGAGTATACGTATGAAAATGTGCGTGTGTTGGTGTTGACGTGTTTGGTCATTTGTATTCTGCAGTAAATATATTACTATAATGGAGAGGAATCTTAATTAGTAATATTGCATTATCTCTTTCTGCTACTAATACGTACTATATTTCGGGCCAGGCATATTAAGCGTTTAATTTGCTCCACAAATTTAGCAATTCAACTACCTAGCTAAATTGTTCCCAACTGTGCAAACAGCTACTCAATTCAACTACCTAGCAAAATTGTATACATATCATccaaaattatatctattatttTCTTCAATCTCTCCCTTATTATTTGTCaagaaattattagataatttGAAACTAGAACATCAATCTACAATGATACTAGTTAGAGATATTTCGTTAGAggcataaaaatatgtatgcaATAATAGGTGAGTTGGAAtcagaatattttatttaattttgacgGTCTTTTATATAGTGAGCTAgagattaaattatttgattttaatttttttttctttcaaatcatataaatagaaaaaaataaaataattattttatctttctactgataaaaatattttctgataTTAAGATCATACATTTATATTATCTTATGAATaagatataaattttttctcttatgttatttaaattaattaaatattcaaaatttgaataatcTACTCGGCTTAGCACTGAATATAAGTCCGATTAGATCAGTATATACATTACTATGTATAAACACTAATGGATAATAAAAGATCAATAAAACCTATACATTTTCTAAGAATTTTGATTCGTAGATACATTAAACAATATGACAAGTCATCAAGAAGGGCCTGGTTCCTTCTAAAGTCCCTTCGTTGAATTTGactatttcattaattaattcattatttataTAGGCAGATTATTGTTAAAAGTATTCAAACTAACTGAACATTGAGTTTGCGTATTAGGGGAACTTCCCACTTCCCAGTAACGCCTATATAAAATGCCATATCCACGACCACAATCCACAAATTTACACTCATAATTCAGAGCAAAGCAATTAACAAaccctcatatatatatatatatatatatatatatatatatattctacttTCATATTAATCCTTTCTGTCTGAAAAATAATGGGAATTGTCACTACTGAACGCAAGCAGGTTTGTGCCGTGGCTCCTGCAAGGCTATACAAAGCCATGGCCTTCGATTTTGACAAGGTTATGCCAAAAGCTATACCAAATTTCGTTAAGGGTGCTGAAATCGTTGGAGACGGAGGGCCTAAATCCATTAAAGAAGCTCATTTTTGCTGATGATAAATTAAGTTTAActctgaaattaaatttatagtaagtttcttatatttttgtcatcatacttttaaattaaattaataagatgTTAATTAGAATACATATtgacaattaatatatttttatatactgtTATTCACTATTAAATTGTTATATAACATgtgaagcattttttttaataaaaaaatacaattttttcttgatatttttctttttttataattcatggTTTATATCTACCTTAATTTTATGAATTGGAATAGGATATGTAAACAAAAGGTAGATGTGGTCGATGAAGAAAACTACGTGTACTTGTATTGCTGGACCCGTTGGAGAAGATGTGTTATGAGTACAAATTGGTGGCAAAGTCCTTGATGAATGATGCATCATCTAGTCTACAGTCAAATACTACACTAAAGACAATGCACAACTCACAGAAGAGTTTTTGAAGGATAACAAGGAAAAATCTGAGGCGTTCACCCATGCTCTTGTGGATTATATTGTAGCTAATCCTGATTACAACTAAAACATGTTGATTGTGGTActcatctgttttttttttttttgctatcatGCATTTAGCTTCAATTACTTGATTTGAGTGAGAAGTGAGATTATTTAGGACTAACTAGGAATTATTTGTGTGTACATCATATTGTAGAACTAATCCgtaaaatataatgaataatttaaattaaaatttatgtgacATGATAAGTGATTATTGCTTATgttttaataatgttttgaattcatcttgattttaattataattacggTGTTGTCAATTAAgttacattttataattattgatatgctggaaattattaaataattaaattaattctttatAATGTTGTGTATGTTTCTTGGGCCAACTTCTAACTCCCCTATAAATAGATCCCCACAAACAATTGTTTCCTTCTGTCCATACATTACGAACACATTCCTCTCTAGACAAGAAACAATTGTATGAATCACATTTTACCAATTCAACCAGTTGTTCACCACATTAACGTTTCAAGGGtgtaaataagaag is a genomic window containing:
- the LOC114367729 gene encoding protein LlR18B-like, with the protein product MGAFAFDEENSSTVAPATLYKALTKDADTIIPKIIGAIQTVEIVEGNGGPGTVKKITASEGDQTSFVLQKVDAIDEANLVYDYSIVGGTGLHESLEKVTFQTKVVPGTDGNGSIAKATLTFHTKDDAPLSDAVRDETKARGAGIFKAIEGYVLANPAQ